One Thioalkalivibrio sp. ALJ12 genomic window carries:
- a CDS encoding NAD(P)H-dependent oxidoreductase, producing MKVLVILGHPRTDSLCGALAEAYRDGARSAGAEVRSLELANLEFDPHVHTPSPNQQPLEDDLDAARELVAWADHLVFVFPTWWGTMPALLKGFLDRVMTPEFAFRSCEGGTGYEGLLQGRSAQLITTMDTPVLIHQLLYRQPGINAMARATLGFCGIRPVRSLMLGSVREADDRQREAWLERARQEGLRLEHGRESLRERAAFKLGGWLQALRLQFYPMTFVAYTAGALAAAPDGGVSRNPVFWLGYLCLFLLEVATVLVNERVDFGSDRQNRFYSAFTGGSRVLVEGRLSLREINAGTSVALGGFAAAFAALLAVAPGDAGPMLWVTGVLAVLAIGYTAPPLKLSYRGLGEVDVALTHSLGVLLCGYVFLAGDWTDPLPWWLSLPLFLAIIPSITLSGIPDREADAAVAKRTLAVRLGNGGALGVALVFTGLAAVAGTAFHLTGWAQGAYAGIAYFVVPHAAWLIWMLWRERQRGAPGGRIDGLMAVSLAYVLWFGLVPLVNLAAA from the coding sequence GTGAAGGTGCTCGTGATCCTGGGCCACCCGCGTACCGACAGCCTGTGCGGCGCGCTGGCCGAGGCCTACCGTGACGGGGCCCGATCCGCCGGGGCGGAAGTGCGCTCCCTGGAGCTGGCGAATCTCGAGTTCGACCCGCACGTTCACACGCCTTCGCCGAATCAGCAGCCGCTGGAAGACGATCTGGACGCGGCGCGCGAACTGGTCGCCTGGGCCGATCATCTCGTATTCGTCTTTCCCACCTGGTGGGGCACCATGCCAGCGCTGCTCAAGGGCTTTCTCGATCGCGTGATGACGCCCGAGTTTGCCTTTCGCAGCTGCGAGGGCGGCACCGGATACGAGGGGCTGCTGCAGGGACGCTCCGCACAGCTGATTACCACGATGGATACCCCGGTACTGATCCATCAGTTGTTGTATCGCCAGCCGGGGATCAACGCGATGGCGCGCGCGACCCTGGGCTTTTGCGGCATCCGCCCGGTGCGCTCGCTGATGCTGGGTTCGGTACGCGAGGCCGATGACCGCCAGCGCGAGGCGTGGCTCGAGCGCGCACGACAGGAAGGGCTGCGCCTGGAGCATGGCCGCGAGAGCCTGCGCGAACGGGCGGCCTTCAAGCTGGGGGGCTGGCTGCAGGCACTGCGCCTGCAGTTCTACCCGATGACCTTCGTGGCCTACACCGCAGGGGCCCTGGCGGCGGCCCCGGACGGCGGTGTGTCGCGCAATCCGGTTTTCTGGCTGGGTTATCTGTGCCTGTTCCTGCTCGAGGTGGCGACGGTCCTGGTCAATGAACGGGTAGATTTCGGCTCCGATCGCCAGAACCGTTTCTACAGCGCCTTTACCGGCGGCTCGCGGGTGCTGGTGGAGGGGCGGCTGTCCCTGCGCGAGATCAACGCCGGTACGTCGGTGGCACTGGGGGGCTTCGCGGCGGCGTTTGCCGCGCTGCTCGCGGTCGCGCCCGGCGATGCCGGTCCCATGCTGTGGGTAACGGGCGTGCTGGCGGTGCTCGCGATCGGGTATACGGCGCCGCCCCTGAAGCTCAGCTATCGCGGGCTCGGGGAGGTGGATGTCGCGCTGACCCACAGCCTGGGCGTGTTGCTGTGCGGGTACGTGTTCCTCGCGGGGGACTGGACGGACCCCTTGCCCTGGTGGCTGAGCCTGCCGTTGTTTCTGGCGATCATCCCGTCGATTACGCTGTCTGGTATCCCCGATCGCGAGGCGGACGCGGCTGTGGCCAAACGGACCCTGGCGGTGCGGCTGGGAAATGGTGGTGCGCTCGGTGTGGCGCTGGTGTTCACCGGTCTGGCGGCGGTTGCGGGAACGGCATTCCACCTGACCGGTTGGGCTCAGGGGGCCTATGCAGGCATTGCCTATTTCGTGGTGCCGCATGCGGCCTGGCTGATATGGATGTTGTGGCGCGAGCGTCAGCGCGGGGCACCGGGCGGGCGTATCGACGGCTTGATGGCGGTATCGCTAGCCTATGTGCTTTGGTTTGGTCTGGTGCCGCTGGTAAATCTTGCCGCGGCTTGA
- a CDS encoding lecithin--cholesterol acyltransferase, producing MTHRPRRQRPARKRLYAAAVLFGLPLLAFIAWVTWTEQHPEQERELRVEVQDRLHEWFPEVMELPDELRGFVPRSTVFDDSTRPEVVMLHGLDEPGDIWDTLASALDTAGINGWEFRYPNDQAIDHSADLLAEYWETLEAEQPVILVGHSMGGLVIRDFVTRWRHPIDEAPRVEGPPIAGVILVATPNQGSDWARLRVWLEVREWLADIREQRFSLFAGLRDGTGAAKIDLRPDSEFLADLNQRPWPEDIPVRIIGGVVPEPTPAMEASLRSLSEQFGIEDLPARIEEWWEDTSEGLGDGVVPIDSLSLEGHPEPEILEASHRGLLVPGPLTEYPPAVEPILHILFDWRDEDRPVPAIDPQD from the coding sequence ATGACCCACAGACCGCGCCGCCAAAGACCCGCCCGCAAGCGCCTGTACGCTGCCGCCGTCCTGTTCGGCTTGCCGCTACTCGCGTTCATCGCCTGGGTCACATGGACGGAGCAGCACCCGGAGCAGGAGCGCGAGTTGCGTGTGGAGGTCCAGGACCGCCTGCACGAGTGGTTTCCGGAGGTCATGGAGCTACCCGACGAGCTTCGCGGCTTTGTCCCGCGATCCACGGTATTCGACGACAGCACCCGCCCCGAAGTCGTGATGCTGCACGGGCTCGACGAGCCCGGCGATATCTGGGACACGCTGGCGTCCGCCCTCGACACGGCCGGCATCAATGGCTGGGAGTTTCGCTACCCGAACGATCAGGCGATTGATCACAGCGCCGACCTCCTGGCCGAGTACTGGGAGACGCTGGAGGCCGAACAGCCCGTGATCCTGGTGGGCCACAGCATGGGCGGCCTGGTGATCCGCGACTTTGTCACCCGCTGGCGACACCCCATCGACGAGGCTCCGCGGGTCGAAGGGCCACCCATTGCCGGCGTAATCCTGGTCGCCACCCCGAACCAGGGCTCCGACTGGGCACGCCTGCGCGTCTGGCTCGAGGTGCGCGAATGGCTGGCCGACATACGTGAGCAACGCTTTTCGCTTTTCGCCGGTCTTCGCGACGGCACGGGCGCGGCCAAGATCGATCTGCGGCCCGACAGCGAGTTTCTGGCGGACCTGAATCAGCGCCCCTGGCCAGAGGACATTCCCGTGCGAATCATCGGCGGCGTGGTACCCGAGCCGACCCCGGCGATGGAGGCCAGCCTGCGATCCCTGAGCGAGCAGTTCGGCATCGAGGACTTGCCCGCGCGCATCGAAGAGTGGTGGGAGGACACCAGCGAAGGACTGGGAGACGGGGTCGTGCCGATCGATTCCCTGTCACTGGAGGGACACCCCGAACCCGAGATCCTGGAGGCCTCGCACCGCGGTCTCCTGGTTCCCGGCCCCCTGACGGAATACCCCCCCGCGGTCGAACCGATCCTGCATATCCTGTTCGACTGGCGGGACGAGGACCGGCCTGTCCCCGCGATTGACCCGCAGGACTAA
- a CDS encoding bifunctional diguanylate cyclase/phosphodiesterase yields the protein MSRFESAQPLAGNTRYSDYLARTTLRAWVGMSFVSATLIIVAGLLLSWLIPYLAGGADSIVPHFYYVPILFAAARFGPGAALVVALVAGVLAGPLTYVDVAAATAQETERWLTRTAFFVGIGQLMAWLVIPALHPVTEELRRMRQEFDIRRGLKHNEFFLRYQPIYSIRQHRFVGVEALIRWQHPAHGELTPADFLDVAEDSSLIHDIGAQVIAEACRQTEEWKTLAQVHGREPWYTAINLSARDFIRPELAYDVASALKRHHLPPELLTIELTETVLALEDAEPALEALKHLGVQLAIDDFGTGYSSLAYLNRFPIDTLKLDRQLVSSLGHDPSAEDLARGIALLAGSLGLKTVAEGIETRDQIGLSEELGFDRIQGFYFARPLTADEIPSLLLIEEVDPDHPPTPSGARA from the coding sequence ATGTCCAGGTTCGAGTCGGCTCAACCCCTGGCAGGCAATACCCGGTATTCCGACTACCTGGCTCGAACGACGCTCCGCGCCTGGGTCGGGATGTCCTTTGTCTCCGCGACACTGATCATCGTCGCAGGCCTGCTGCTCTCCTGGTTGATCCCGTACCTGGCGGGTGGCGCCGACAGCATCGTGCCGCACTTCTACTACGTGCCAATCCTGTTTGCCGCCGCGCGCTTTGGGCCCGGCGCCGCCCTCGTCGTGGCACTGGTGGCCGGCGTACTGGCCGGGCCCCTGACCTATGTGGACGTCGCCGCCGCCACCGCACAGGAGACCGAACGCTGGCTGACGCGCACCGCCTTCTTCGTCGGGATCGGGCAATTGATGGCCTGGCTGGTCATTCCCGCGCTGCATCCGGTCACCGAGGAACTGCGGCGCATGCGTCAGGAATTCGATATCCGCCGGGGCCTGAAACACAACGAGTTCTTTCTGCGCTACCAGCCGATCTACTCGATCCGCCAGCATCGATTCGTCGGGGTCGAGGCGCTGATCCGCTGGCAGCACCCGGCACACGGCGAGCTGACGCCGGCGGACTTTCTCGACGTGGCGGAGGACTCCTCGCTGATACACGACATCGGCGCGCAGGTGATCGCCGAGGCCTGCCGACAGACCGAGGAGTGGAAGACCCTTGCGCAGGTCCATGGCCGCGAACCCTGGTACACCGCGATCAATCTCTCCGCCCGCGACTTCATTCGCCCCGAACTCGCGTACGACGTCGCATCCGCGCTCAAGCGCCACCACCTGCCACCCGAACTCCTGACCATCGAACTCACCGAGACCGTGCTCGCGCTCGAGGACGCCGAACCCGCCCTCGAGGCGCTGAAGCACCTGGGGGTACAGCTCGCCATCGACGACTTCGGCACCGGGTATTCGTCCCTCGCCTATCTCAATCGGTTTCCGATCGATACGCTGAAGCTCGACCGCCAGCTTGTATCCAGCCTCGGCCACGACCCCTCGGCCGAAGACCTCGCACGAGGCATCGCACTGCTGGCCGGATCGCTCGGGCTGAAGACCGTTGCCGAGGGCATCGAGACCCGGGACCAGATCGGCCTGAGCGAGGAACTCGGGTTCGACCGCATCCAGGGGTTTTACTTCGCCCGGCCCCTGACCGCGGACGAAATCCCGTCCCTTCTGCTGATCGAGGAGGTTGACCCGGACCACCCGCCGACGCCGAGCGGCGCCCGGGCGTAG
- a CDS encoding DUF4168 domain-containing protein translates to MGHKTGATYSIALALGLALGGAGTVAADDPHVFEQEWTDDPEMSAEDVSESDLESFLAAADAAQDIRAEYADDIAEAEGEGAQELRDEANDEMVAAIEDEGLTVKEYQEIAYLIDNDSDLGEQFAEVAGDS, encoded by the coding sequence ATGGGACACAAGACCGGTGCAACTTATTCGATCGCCCTGGCTCTCGGGCTCGCATTGGGTGGTGCGGGCACAGTGGCAGCGGATGATCCGCATGTGTTCGAGCAGGAATGGACCGATGATCCCGAAATGTCCGCCGAGGACGTCAGTGAAAGCGATCTGGAAAGCTTTCTGGCGGCTGCGGATGCGGCCCAGGACATCCGCGCGGAATACGCAGATGACATCGCGGAAGCAGAAGGCGAGGGGGCCCAGGAGCTGCGCGACGAGGCCAACGACGAGATGGTCGCCGCAATCGAGGATGAAGGGCTGACCGTCAAGGAATACCAGGAGATTGCTTACCTGATCGACAACGACAGCGATCTTGGTGAGCAATTCGCCGAGGTGGCGGGGGACTCGTAG
- a CDS encoding ABC transporter substrate-binding protein: MLSVPAVADHREAFHIAGDRDEAPYGYINRDGRFAGHYVQLMQEAFAHLWVPLRHEPYEWEEAQRLVKEGKADAIITTMTPEREEYLIASEVALAEPEWVAFVREDHPERDELLAKERLEDFTGYRVLDYAGNGWGKANLEGLDVQREGTLSENLRRLAVGEGDVLINMSEVTEHTIRELKRAYPDEADALGRLVASSNVLDVTSMHLLVRKDSPHAHLVPRIDKVLRELGI; encoded by the coding sequence ATGCTGTCGGTGCCGGCGGTGGCCGATCACCGCGAGGCCTTCCATATCGCGGGCGACCGGGACGAGGCGCCGTACGGGTACATCAATCGCGATGGGCGCTTCGCGGGCCACTATGTCCAGTTGATGCAGGAGGCCTTTGCCCACTTGTGGGTGCCACTGCGCCACGAGCCCTACGAATGGGAGGAGGCGCAGCGGCTGGTGAAGGAGGGCAAGGCCGACGCGATCATTACCACCATGACGCCGGAGCGCGAGGAGTATCTGATCGCGAGCGAGGTCGCCCTGGCGGAACCGGAATGGGTGGCCTTCGTGCGCGAGGACCACCCCGAGCGCGACGAATTGCTGGCCAAGGAACGGCTGGAGGACTTTACTGGATACCGCGTACTGGACTACGCCGGGAACGGCTGGGGCAAGGCCAACCTGGAGGGTCTGGACGTGCAGCGCGAGGGCACGCTGTCGGAGAATCTGCGACGTCTGGCGGTCGGCGAGGGGGACGTGCTGATCAACATGAGTGAGGTGACGGAACACACGATCCGGGAGTTGAAGCGGGCCTATCCCGACGAGGCGGATGCACTGGGTCGGCTGGTGGCCTCCTCGAACGTGCTGGACGTGACCTCGATGCATCTGCTGGTACGCAAGGACTCGCCGCATGCGCACCTGGTGCCACGCATCGACAAGGTCCTGCGGGAGCTGGGGATCTGA
- a CDS encoding DUF4197 domain-containing protein, with translation MRNSPLLLLLFLPFFLSACAGLDVRDFGLNGEGSGGDRAEEAVREALRVGTERTVERTGQEDGYWGNQAIRIGLPQELRQAGDVLRSAGMGSQVDDLERRMNRAAEAAAREAAPVFVSAIRGMQPSDVHAVLRGDDDAATQYLRGASESDLRERYAPVVREHMEGAGVYRVYQPLRDAASRIPGLADLDVDLDRYVTDHALDGLFTILADEERRIREDPAARTTQLLREYFGSS, from the coding sequence ATGCGTAATTCGCCGCTCTTGTTGTTGCTGTTTCTGCCGTTTTTTCTCTCGGCCTGTGCCGGACTGGATGTCCGCGACTTCGGTTTGAACGGCGAGGGGAGTGGTGGTGACCGGGCGGAAGAGGCGGTCCGCGAGGCCCTTCGAGTCGGCACCGAACGAACCGTGGAACGGACGGGGCAGGAAGACGGCTACTGGGGCAACCAGGCCATACGGATCGGTCTGCCGCAGGAGTTGCGGCAGGCCGGGGATGTGCTGCGCAGCGCTGGCATGGGCAGCCAGGTGGATGATCTCGAGCGGCGCATGAACCGGGCCGCCGAGGCGGCCGCACGGGAGGCGGCCCCGGTGTTTGTGAGTGCGATTCGGGGCATGCAGCCGTCCGACGTGCACGCGGTACTGCGCGGTGATGACGATGCCGCGACCCAGTACCTGCGCGGTGCGTCCGAGTCGGATCTGCGCGAGCGCTATGCGCCCGTGGTGCGCGAGCATATGGAGGGTGCCGGGGTGTACCGGGTGTACCAGCCGCTGCGCGATGCAGCCAGCCGTATCCCCGGCCTGGCCGATCTGGATGTGGACCTGGATCGCTATGTGACCGACCACGCACTGGATGGTCTGTTTACCATTCTGGCGGACGAGGAACGTCGCATTCGCGAGGATCCGGCCGCGCGCACGACGCAGCTCCTGCGGGAGTACTTCGGGTCAAGCTAA